GCCCACGGTGCCGGGCGCTGCGGCCGAGCTTCCCGCTGAAGTCCTCAGCCGGCATCCGGCGATCCTCTCTGCCCAGCGGGAGGCGCAGGCCGCCTGGGCGGACATCGGTGTGGCCCGGGCCGAACGCCTGCCCCGTCTGGATGTCGCGGCACTGCTGACCGGCCAGTGGTTGCGTGTGGGCGGTGTCGGCCAGCATCTGACCACCTGGTCGGTCGGACCCACGCTGTCCGGCACTTTGTTCGACGGTGGCGCCGGCGCGGCCAACGTGAGCGCCGCCGAGGCCCGTTACCGCCGTGCGCACGCAGTGCTCCAGCGCACCTTGCGCACCACCGTGCAGGAAGTGGAGAACGCGCTGGCCGAGCAAGTCTCGGCCGAGGCACGCGCCAGTTCGGCCGGCGAAGGCGTTGCGGGCGCGCAAGCCCTCCTGGCCACCTCGCAGGCGCGGTGGCGCGCCGGTGCCATCAGCCAGCTCGAACTCGAAGACAACCGACGGCAACTGACTTCTATGCAGGACGCCCTCATCACCGCACGGCGCGACCAGGCGCACTCATGGGTGGCATTGGTCAAGGCCACCGGCGGAGCCGTCACCCTATCTGTCCAGGAACCACCCCATGAATGAACCCCGATCCGAAACGTCGAGCAGCACCCGGCGAAGCCGCATGATCGCAGCCATTCTGGCCACCGCGGTTGTCGCTGGCGGTCTCACCTTCTTCTCTGCTCATACCGCAACCAAACCCGAAGCAACCCAGGCGCCACCGCCTGCAACCGCGATGGTGGCCAACGTGGCCCCGGCCGCGGAAGTCCGCTGGCCGGTTGCGTTGCAGGCGATGGGACCCATCGCTCCCTGGCAGGAGGCGTCGATCGGCGCCCAGGTCGCAGGCCTGCGACTGGCCGAGATCAAGGCCGATATCGGCGACCGTGTCCGGCGTGGCCAACTCCTGGCACGCTTTGACCGCGCAGCGCTGGAAATCGAACAGGCTCGGCTACAGGCCCAGTGGCGACAGGCCGAGGCCAACCGCGGGCGCGCCCTTCAACTCGAAGGAACCGGTGGCATCAGCGAGCAGGAGCTCCTGCAGCATGTGACGCAAGCGGACGTTGCCAAGGCGCAGCTGCAATCCGTTCAGCTGCAGATTCGCCAGGCCGACGTGGTCGCGCCGGACAACGGCGTCGTCAGCGCGCGCAGCGCCACCCTCGGTTCTGTGGCCACGTCCGGGCAGGAACTCTTTCGCCTCATCAGGAAAGACCGCCTGGAGTGGCGAGGCGAGCTGACCGCGGAGCAGCTGGGGCACGTCCGGCAGGGTCAGCGGGTCCGGCTCGCCTTGCCGGGCAGCGGTTCCGCCACGGCCACCGTTCGCCAGGTGGCGCCGACGCTGCAAGCGCAAAACCGTTTGGGGATCGTGCTGGCCGACATCGATGCCGGTAGCCACGCGCGCGCCGGCATGTATGCCCAAGGCGTCGTGGAATTGGCGGAGAGTCGCGCGGTCATCGTCCCGGCCAACAGCATCGTGCTTCGCGACGGTCGCAGCTACGTGATGACCCTGACCGATGACAGCCGGGTGCAGGAGCGCCGTGTCGAGGTCGGGCGCCGTCGTGGTGTCATGGCTGAGATCCTGTCCGGTCTGGAGGCTGGTGAACGGGTGATCACGCAAGGGGCCGGCTTCTTCAATGAGGGGGACACCGTCCGTGCCGTTCCGGCGGCGGGCGAATCGGCCAAGGGGAAGGGCCGGTCATGAACTTCGCCACGTGGTCCATTCGAAACCCGGCACCCGCCATTCTGTTGTTCATCTTCCTGACACTGGTCGGGCTCCACAGCTTTCAGCAACTCCCGGTCGCCAATCTGCCGGACATGGACGTGCCGACCGTCACGGTCAGTCTGAGTCAGCCCGGCGCGGCACCCGTCCAACTCGAAACGGAGGTCGCACGCAAGGTCGAAAACTCCCTGGCGACGCTCTCCGGCCTCAAGCACATCAAGACCTCGATCACCGACGGTCAGGTCCAGATCCGGGTTGAATTCGTTCTTGACAAAGGCGTCTCGGACGCCCTGATCGAGACCAAGGACGCGGTCGACCGCGTGCGCTCCGATCTGCCGAGTGATCTGTTGCAGCCCACGGTCAGTGCCGTGCGCGCGGGGAGCGATCCTCTGTTGATCTATGCCGTGTCGTCCCCCCGAATGGATGAGGAGGCGCTGTCGTGGTTCGTCGACGACGTTGTCAGCAAGGCCGTGATGAGTGTGCCCGGCATCGGGCGGTTCGAGAGAACGGGCGGGGTGCAGCGACAGGTGCGCGTGGAAGTGGATCCGGTCCGGCTCACGTCCCTGGGGACCACGGCCGTCGATGTGTCGAAGGCCCTGCGCGCGGTCCAGCAGGAGGCCTCGGGAGGGCGCGCCCAGCTGGGCAAAGGTGAACAGGCGCTGCGCACGACCGCCACAGTCGCACAGGCCGACGCGCTGCGCAGCCTGCCCATCGTGACCAGCGATGGGCGGCGTGTCGGCCTGGACCAAGTCGGGGAGGTGGTGGACACCCATGCCGAACGCATGCAGATCGCCCTGCTCGACGGGAAACCGGTCGTCGGGTTCAGGATCTACCGTGCGGCCGGATTCGATGAGGTGCAAGTCGCCGAGAGCGTGGAGGCCGCAGTGAGTCGACTCCATGCCACCCATGGCTCGCTGGCATTCACCAAGGTCGCCGGCTCGATCGAGGGCACACGTGAGCAGTTCGATGGTTCCATGCGCATGTTGTACGAAGGCGCGCTGCTGGCGATGCTGGTCGTCTGGTGGTTTCTGAGGGACTGGCGTGCCACGGTGATCTCGGCATCGGCGCTGCCTTTGTCGATCCTTCCGACGTTCGCCGCCATGCACTTTCTGGGCTACTCGCTCAACACGCTCACGCTGCTGGCGCTGGCCGTGATCGTCGGCATCCTGGTCGATGATGCGATCGTCGAGATCGAGAACATCGAGCGGCATCGGCGCATGAGCAAGCCCATCATGCAGGCGGTGCGCGATGCGGTGACCGAGATCGCCACGGCCGTCATCGCCACCACCATGACGCTGGTCGTGGTCTTTCTTCCCACCGCCATGATGGGCGGCATCACAGGCAGGTTCTTCCAGCAATTCGGTTGGACATCTGTGGTGGCCGTGCTGTCTTCCTTGCTGGTCGCGCGGCTTCTGACGCCCATGATGGCGGCATACCTGCTCAAGGATGGCCAACCAGGCCACGAGGAAGCGGCGCCCGCGCGCGACTCGCGACTGATGCGCACCTACCTGTCGTGGGCCAGATGGTGCCTGGCCCACCGTCGCACCACGCTCGTGGCCTGCATGGCGATCTTTGCGGCGTCGCTCGCGCTGATTCCGCTGATGGACAAGGGTCTGATTCCTCCGCCCAACAGTGGGTACAGCAATGTCAGCATCGAGTTGCCTCCTGGCAGCGGCATCGACGGCACTGTTGCGGTGGCGGAAACGGCACGCGTGGCCTTGCTGGACATCCCGGGCATCAAGCGGGTGATGACCAGCGTGGGCGGAGGGGCGGAACAAGCCGCGAACGTGCGTCGCGCCACCCTGACGCTGGTCCTGGGACCACGTGGCGAGCGACCCGATCAGACGGTCATCGAGACCCGCGTGCGCGAGGCGCTGGCCGATGTTCCCGGTGCCCGCTTTTCGCTCGGTGCCGGGGGACCTGGCAAGAAGATGTCCTTGATCCTGGCCAGCGACGCTCCTGAGGCGCTGAAAACCACCGCCAGAGCGTTGGAGCGCCAATTGAGAACCATCCACGGGCTGGGCAACGTGACGTCCACGGCGACGCTGGAGCGACCGGAGATTGTGGTTCGTCCGGACGTTCAGCAAGCGGCGATGCACGGTGTGACCACATCAGCCATCGCAGAAACGGCGCGCATCGCCACCACCGGTGATTTCGATGCCCGACTGGCGAAGCTCGATCTGGATCGCCGCCAACTGGGCATCCTCGTGCGCGTTGCGGACGCCGATCGCCAGGACCTGGACGCCATCAACGCTTTGCGCGTGCCTGGACGAGACGGCCTCGTGCCGCTGGCCAGCGTCGCGCAGCTGTCCGTGGAAAGCGGTCCGTCCGAGATCGAGCGCTACGACCGGCGGCGTTACGCCACGGTCACCGCCGATCTCGGCGGCATGTCGCTGGGCGCGGCGCTCGAAGCGGCCAAGGCCTTGCCCGCCGTGGCCTTGATGCCCGCCAGTGTCGAGTTGGTCGAGACGGGGGATGCGGAGATCATGGCGGAGCTGATGGGCGGGTTCGGCCTGGCGATTGTCGTGGGCTTGTTCTGCGTCTATGGAGTGCTCGTGCTGCTGTTCCACGATTTCTTTCAACCGCTGACCATCCTCTCGGCAGTGCCGCTGTCGCTCGGTGGCGCGTTCGTCGCGCTGCTGGCGACCGGCAGCATGTTGAGTCTTCCCTCACTCATCGGTCTGGTCATGCTGATGGGCATCGTCACGAAGAACTCCATCCTGCTGGTGGAGTACGCCGTTCTTGGCATTCGAGAACGTGGACTGTCCGTGCAGGATGCGCTGCTGGACGCTTGCCACAAACGCGCCAGGCCGATCGTGATGACCACCATCGCCATGGTGGCCGGCATGGCCCCGATCGCGATAGGGCTGGGGGCCGATGCGAGCTTTCGCCAGCCGATGGCGGTGGCGGTCATCGGCGGGCTCGTCACATCGATGGCGCTGAGTCTGCTGGTGGTGCCTGTTGCATTCACCTATGTGGCCGGCGTGGAACGCCGTGTGCGGGGCTGGTTCGGGCGCAAAGGGAATCGGCAAACCTTCGTCCCTCGCAGCCCATGAACGGGCTTGGTCGGGAGCGGCACAACGATCCATCCGTCGGCGGCCCCCGCCATTCACACCCAATTGGTCCCCCACACAAGCCCTTGCCAGCCCATCATCGGCACCATGAACGCTCCCCCGAACGACGGCACCGAGGTGCTGGTGCTGCAGCACCTGGACGAAGACGGCCCAGGTTATCTTGGCCAGTGGCTCGACGGGCAGGGCGTGCGCTGGCAGGTGCGCTGTGCCGAAGCCGGCGAGGCCTATCCGGCGTCGGTGCGGGGGTTGAAGGGGCTGGCGGTGCTGGGCGGCGCCTGGAGCGCCAACGATGAACGCCCCTCGCTGCGCCAGGCCGAAGCCCTGATCCGCGAGGCCGATGCGCTGGGCATTCCGGTGATCGGCCATTGCCTGGGTGGCCAGCTCATGGCGCGGGCGTTCGGTGGCCGCGTCGAGCCGCTGAAGCAGCCCGAGATCGGCTGGCTGCCGATCCGGCACAACGGCAGTGCGACCGCGCGTGAATGGTTCGGCGACACACCCGAGGCCACGGTCTACCAGTGGCACCACGACGGCTTCGTCGAGCTGCCGCCCGGGGCCGAACTGATCGCCGGTTCACCCGCCTGCGCCCACCAGGCTTTTGCCCTGCGGCAACACCTGGCGATGCAGTTCCACATCGAGATCACGCCGGCCAAGATCGCCGACTGGCTGGAACGCCCGGGCCAGGCCTATCCGGTCCAGGTGCTGCTGCACCGCGACAGCGTGCAGGACCCTGCCGGCATGCACGCCGCCACCGACCGGCACCAGGCGGGCAGCGAGGCGCTGGCCCGGCGCATCTATGAAACCTGGCGTGCGCGCTGGCGGGGCTGATTTGGAAATGGCTGCTGGCGGCGGATCTTCACTCGTGCGCCAGCGATTGCAGCAGCTCGCTCGCGCCCATCCAGTAGCAGAGCAAGGGGGCGGGGATGCGCATGATCTGGGTGACGGCCTGTTCATTCGATGGCCCTGACTTCATGACACCAAAGTCGTCCAGCGATTTGGTGACCACGTAGCCGCGGGCGATGTTCTTTTGCTCGCACAGTTCGAACAAACCCTTGAGTTCGCGCGCGCCGGTGTGCTGGGCGCGGTACTTCACTTCAAAGGGAATGATCTGACCGTCCACCTCGGCCACGAGGTCGACCTCGCGGTCCCGTCTGCCACGCCAGTAGGTGAAGCGCACGTTCTGAGCGTAGTAGCGCGCAAACAGGTGTTTGAACACGGCGGTCTCAGTGGCCACGCCGAGTGCGGCCGGGTCTTCCAGAATGGCCTTGCCTTTGAGCATGACGGCGGGCGCGATGGCGGCGTCGGCCAGGTACACCTTGAAGCGGGCGCGCAGCACGTCTTTGCCATAGCCATAGGGCGGCAACCTGTAGATCAGGTGCGTGGCTTCCAGCAATTCGATGAAGTGTTGTGCCGTGGGGCGTTTCACTTCCAGGTTGGCGCACAGGTCACCCATGTCGAGCAGACCCCCGTCGTGCATGCACAGGTAGAGGAAGGTGTGCTCCAGGTCGAGCACGCGGCGCACGCCGAAGAGCGCGGTCATGTCGCGCTTCAGGACCTTGTCGATGATGTCTTCGCGCAGCAGGCGCTGGGCCTGGGTGATGCTCTCGACCTGCGCGGTCTGCGGGAAACCACCCCGCACCAGGTATTCGTGGAAGTGCCCCACGTAGGGCGCGGCGGCTTCGCCGGTGCGGTAGAAGTCGGCCGCGTTCCAGTCGAACAGATCGCGCAGCGACTTGAGCGGCGGCAGCGCCGGCAGTTGCAGGTTCTTGATCTGCAGGTATTCGTAAAACGAGAGCGTGGTCAGACGAATCGTGTGCCAGCGGCCCACGCCAGACTCCTGGCCCGCTTCCACCAGCGGCATGGCCGAGCCCGTGAACGCAATGCGGCGGTCTTTGCGAAAGTCCACCTGGTGCTTGACCCAGGTGCCCCAGTCGCGAATGAACTGGGCTTCGTCCAGGAACAGGTATTCCAGGCCATCGGCTTTGGGTTCGCGTTCGCGCCATGCGTCCAGCACGGCGTCGATACCCGCCAGTTTCAGGAGTGGGTGGTCAAAGGTCGCATACAGGATGTTCGAGGCGGGTACACCGGATTTCAGCAGGGCATCCGCGGCCTGCAGCATCAAGGTGGTCTTGCCGATCTGGCGTGCGCCGGAGAGCAGCACCGCGCGTGGCGCGGGTGGGTTGTTCATCCAGACACTGAGTTCCCGGTAGGCGGCGCGGCGCCAGCCCGGCAGGTCGGCAATGCTTTCATCGCGCCACCAGGGGTTGAACTGGGACAGGACCGCAATGAGCTCTTCTTTAGATACCTTCATGCACTGAATGCTAACAAAAATAGGCTATCAGTGTATGTATAGTTTATTTAAATGGTAGTTTTAAAGAAGAAATGACGGTTTTCGGTGGGGCTTGCAGATCGCGCCGACCGGGGTGTGGTCAGCCCACCAGCCCCGGGATGTTCAGCCCATCCCTGGGAATCGGCCGCGGCCGGCCGTCGTTGTCGATCGCCACATAGGTCAGGCTGGCCTCGGTCACTTTCACGTACTGGCCCTGGGCCGAGAAACGTTCGGCGAACACCTCCACCTGCACCGTGATGGACGTGTTGCCCACGCGCGTGACGTGCGAGAAGAAGCTCAGGATGTCGCCCACGCGCACCGGCTGCTTGAAGATGAACTGGTTCACCGCGACGGTCGCCATGCGGCCACGCACGTAGCGCGCCGGCAGCACGGCGCCGGCCAGGTCGACCTGGGCCATGACCCAGCCGCCGAAGATGTCGCCGTTGCCATTGGTGTCGGCCGGCATGGGAATCACCTTGAGCACCAGTTCGCGGTCTTGGGGCAGGGGGGTTTGTGGGCGGGGGCTTGATTCGCTGGACATGGGCACAATCTCCGGATAGTTGTCCGATTGTCCCGCATGCGCCACGCCCATTCCTCCCAAGCCACCATTCCCCTGCCGGCCAGCGCGCCCCCTGCGGGCGCGCCCGCAGCGCGCCGTTCCGATTGGGCCACGCTGGCGCGCCTGCTGCCCTATCTGTGGCAGTACAAATGGCGCGTCGTGCTGGCGCTGGGCTTCATGGTGGGCGCCAAGGTGGCCAACGTGAGCGTGCCGCTGCTGCTCAAGGAGCTGGTGGACGCGATGACCATCCGGCCGGGCAGCGTGGAGTCGATGCTGGTGGTGCCGCTGGGCCTGCTGTTGGCCTACGGCGGGCTGCGCCTGTCCACCACGCTGTTCACCGAACTGCGCGAGCTGGTGTTCGCCAAGGCCACCGAAGGCGCCACGCGCAGCATCGCGCTGCAGGTGTTCGGCCACCTGCATGCGCTGTCCCTGCGCTTTCACCTGGAGCGCCAGACCGGCGGCATGACGCGCGACATCGAGCGCGGCACGCGCGGCGTGCAGTCGCTCATTTCGTACTCGCTCTACAGCATCTTTCCCACGCTGATCGAGGTGGTGATGGTGCTCGCGCTGCTGGGCACCAAGTTCGACATGGGTTATGTCTGGATCACCCTGGTGGCGCTGGTGCTGTATGTCACCTTCACCGTGACCGTGACCGAGTGGCGCACGAAGTTCCGGCGCCAGATGAACGAGCTGGAGTCGGTGAGCCAGACGCGCGCCATCGACTCGCTGCTGAACTACGAGACCGTCAAATACTTCAACAACGAGGCTTTCGAGGCGAGCCGCTACGACGAGGCGCTGGAGAAGCTGCGCCGCGCCCGCATCAAGAGCCAGACCACGCTGTCGCTGCTCAACGCTGGGCAGCAGTTGGTGATCGCCATCGCGCTGGTGCTCATGCTCTGGCGCGCCACCCAGGGCGTGGCCGAAGGGCACATGACGCTGGGCGATCTGGTCATGGTCAACGCTTTCATGATCCAGCTCTACATCCCGCTGGGTTTCCTGGGCGTGCTCTACCGCGAGATCAAGCAGAGCCTGACCGACCTGGACAAGATGTTCGTGCTGCTGGAGAAAGAGCGCGAGATCGCCGACGAGCCGGACGCCCAGGCGTTGCAGCTCGCCGGTGCGCCGTCGGTGAAGTTCGAGAACGTGCGCTTCTCGTACGAGCCGGCGCGCGAGATCCTGCACGGCATCAGCTTCGAGATCCCGGCCGGCAAGACGGTGGCCGTGGTCGGGCCGTCGGGCTCGGGCAAGAGCACGCTGGCGCGGCTGTTGTACCGCTTCTACGACGTGACGAACCACGAGGCGGGGGGGCCGCACGGCGGTGGCCGCATCACCATCGACGGTCAGGACATCCGGCAGGTGACGCAGTCCAGCGTGCGCCAGGCCATCGGCATCGTGCCGCAGGACACGGTGCTGTTCAACGACACCATCGAATACAACATCCTCTACGGCCGGCCCGACGCGGGCCACGACGCGGCGGTGGCGGCCGCCCAGGCCGCGCACATCCACAGCTTCATCCAGCGCCTGCCGCTGGGTTACGCCACCATGGTCGGCGAGCGTGGCCTGAAGCTCTCGGGCGGCGAAAAGCAGCGCGTGGCGATTGCGCGCACGCTGCTGAAGAACCCGCCCATCGTGATTTTCGACGAGGCCACCTCGGCACTGGACTCGGCCAACGAGCGTGCGATCCAGGCCGAACTGAAGAGCGCCGCGCGCAACAAGACCACGCTGGTGATCGCGCACCGGCTGTCCACGGTGGTGGACGCGCACGAGATCCTGGTGCTGGTGAACGGCGAGATCGTGGAGCGCGGCACGCACGCCCGGCTCATCGCCCTCGGCGGGGTCTATGCGGGGATGTGGGCGTTGCAGCAGTCCGGGACGGACTGATCCCGCGTCGCCATTGGTTTGTGGGCTTTCGTGACGCGCCGGGTCCGGCGCGGCAGCCGTGCTTTCACTCCCTCTCCCGCTGGCGGGAGAGGATTGGGGTGAGGGGGGCTCTCAGACCGCCAGCATCTTCCCCGTCCGCTCATACCGGCTGTGCCAGGACAGCGCCTCGTCCAGCAGATGCGGCGTGTGCAGGCCGCCGTGCCCGGCGCGGGCGTTGGCCTCGCTGCGTTCCACGTAGTCCAGCAACGCGGGCCTGAAGTCCGGGTGGGCGCAGCGCTCGATGATCAGGCGTGAGCGCTGGCGCGGCGAAAGGCCGCGCAGGTCGGCCAGGCCTTGTTCGGTCACGATGATCTGCACGTCGTGTTCGGTGTGGTCCACGTGGCTGACCATGGGCACGATGCAGCTGATGCTGCCGCCCTTGGCGGTGGACGGCGTCATGAACACCGAGAGGTAGGCGTTGCGCGCGAAGTCGCCCGAGCCGCCAATGCCGTTCATGATGCGCGTGCCCATCACGTGGGTGGAGTTCACGTTGCCGTAGAGGTCGGCCTCGATCATGCCGTTCATGGCGATCAGCCCCAGGCGGCGGATCACCTCGGGGTGGTTGCTGATCTCCTGTGGCCGCAGCACGATGCGCTCGCGGTAAAAGTCCAGGTTCTCCACGAATTCCTGCATCACCGGCGCCGAGAGCGAGATGGCGGTGGACGAGGCCATGCGCATCTTGCCGGACTTGAGCAGGGCCAGCATGCCGTCCTGCAGCACCTCGGTGTAGCCCTGCAGGTCGTTGAACGGGCCCTCGTTCAGGCTCTCCATCACCGCATTGGCGATGTTGCCCACGCCCGACTGCAGCGGCAGCAGCTCGGGCGGCAGCCGGCCTTGCTTCACTTCGTCCTGCAGGAAGGCCATCAGGTGGCCGGCGATGCGCTTCGAAGCCTCGTCGGGCGCCGAGAAGCGGGTGTCGCGGTCGGGCAGATGCGTCTCGACGATGGCGACGATCTTGCCCGGGTCGCAGCGCAGGTAGGGCTCGCCGATGCGCTCGCCCGCGTGCGTCATCGGGATCGGCTTGCGGTGCGGCGGGCGCTCGGTGCCGTAGTAGATGTCGTGCATGCCTTCCAGGCCGAGCGAGTGGCCGTGGTTGACTTCCAGAATCACCTTGTCGGCCTGGTCCAGCCAGGTCTTGTTGTTGCCCACCGAGGTGGCCGGGATCAGGCGGCCGTCTTCCAGGATGCCCGCGACCTCGATCACCGCCACGTTGAGCTGGCCGAGAAAACCGAACCACACGTACTGCGCCACGTGCGAGAGGTGAATGTCGATGTAGGCCATCTCACCGTCGTTGATGCGCGCGCGGCAGGTCGGGTCGGACTGGTAGGGCAGGCGCATGTCCATGCCGCCGACCTTGGCGAGCGCGCCGTCCAGCTCGGGCGCGGTGGAGGCGCCGGTCCAGACGCCGATGCGGAAGGCTTTGCCGGCGTCGTGGTGCGCCTGGATGTGGCGGGCCAGCGCCAGCGGAATCGCTTTCGGGTAGCCGGCGCCGGTGAAACCGCTCATGCCGACGTGGTCGCCGTGCTGGATGAGGGCGGCGGCCGCCTCGGCCGACATGATCTTCTGGCGCAGGCCGGCGTGGGCGATGCGGGACGGGCTGATGGGGGGCGGATTCTGGGTCATGGGGTGGTGTTAGGGTTAACCCTAGGTTTTGCTATCGTAACGGATGCCCGTGTCGGCAAAGCGCCAAAAAGCACCGTTTTTGACGGGCGCGCATAATCCGCCGCCATGGAAACCAAGTGGCTGGAAGACTTTGTGAGCCTGGCTGAAACCCGCAGCTTCAGCCGTTCGGCGCAGCTGCGCCACGTCACCCAGCCCGCGTTCTCGCGCCGTATCCAGTCGCTCGAGGCCTGGGCCGGCACCGATCTGGTGGACCGCTCCTCGTACCCCACGCGCCTCACGCCCGCGGGCAAGACCCTGTACGAGCAGTCGCTGGAGATGTTGCAGGCGCTGCAGAGCACGCGCGCCATGCTGCGCGCCCACACCGCGGCGGCGCAGGACGTGATCGAGTTCGCCGTGCCGCACACCCTGGCCTTCACCTTCTTCCCCTCCTGGCTGTCGGGCCTGCGCGAAACCTGCGGGCCGATCAAGAGCCGCCTGATCGCGCTCAACGTGCACGACGCGGTGATGCGCCTGGTGGAGGGCAGCTGCGACCTGCTGATCGCCTACGACCACCTGGCGCAGCCGCTC
This Hydrogenophaga taeniospiralis DNA region includes the following protein-coding sequences:
- a CDS encoding LysR substrate-binding domain-containing protein, which produces METKWLEDFVSLAETRSFSRSAQLRHVTQPAFSRRIQSLEAWAGTDLVDRSSYPTRLTPAGKTLYEQSLEMLQALQSTRAMLRAHTAAAQDVIEFAVPHTLAFTFFPSWLSGLRETCGPIKSRLIALNVHDAVMRLVEGSCDLLIAYDHLAQPLQLDAERYEMLPLGRELLAPYVRPNEQGGPLYALPGTVGQPQPYLAYAPGAYLGRAVDQMLKQSKTPVHLDRVYETDMAEGLKAMALEGHGIAFLPSSAVRKEVRAKKLVSAGGGLETELDIRLYRARTLDPQKGKRAVQQFWNRLSETLVRPSV